The following nucleotide sequence is from Nothobranchius furzeri strain GRZ-AD chromosome 11, NfurGRZ-RIMD1, whole genome shotgun sequence.
gcgagtttatttatttatgtttttttactTGGTTGGTTGCTTTATTTGGGTGCAGAATAATCTGCATTATGTGTTTTAGTGAGCCAGTGGACGTGGACCGTCCCGCGCGGGACGTCTGCGCCCAGGGCGAAAGGGAAAATTTCAGACAAATGGTCTGAGATGAAAGTGGAGAAAAATAAAAGGTTTTGGGTTTAATCTAGTGAGGAGGAGAGTTTCCCTGAGTTTAGCCGCTGAAGGATCGCTGCGCAAAGACAAAACGCTAACGGAGACGGGGTTGGATTAAATCTGATGCAGCTTCTTCTGCGTTTTGGAacgtttctttcttttcttttttttacaaagttaagaataaaatatttaaactgGTCATACGAAAGGGTTAAAATAAACCTACAGACATGTTTACGCACAAAGAAACGCACGAGACCTTTAATGATTTACCTCTCATCAGCCCAACAGGTCATAAATCAACAAGTGTTTTTTCTAATGGTTTGGTTTCTTTCTCCATAATTTTTGGCCTAAATTGAAATAAAAACTCTTAATTGTGAGATAAATGCCGATTCGAGCCAGGTCGCGTTGGACCCGTTGGTGTCCCTGAATAATTCATCGCTCATTGCGGGTTCATAATGTCTTCTCTCGCTCTTTTGTCAGCACAGTTTTTCTCCCCCTTTCTTTCCTCATTTTGAAAAGCACTGGCATCTTTTTGTACACCACTGAGCCGCTCACTGGAGTTTGGCTTTTGTGCGCGTCAAACTGAGGTGTGAGACTGAATGGACTCTGCACGCTTTGTTCCCTGAAGTTCATCCTCAAGTGTCCGATTaagtgcaaaaaaaaaagtttctcagGCTTGAAACTTGGACAAATGTTTGGTTTTGAAAAAGAGCTCTATATGCACAACATTATAACTTTGGGAGATTTTCACGCTTGCGTAAAACTTAAACGGTTTCAACTGATTTTTTTTCTATTAAATGATGTTAGTATTCAAAATTTTTAAGGTAATTATAAGTTATTTTTATGCAAACTGGCGACAAAAACAATAATTCGAACTTTATTTATGTTCATCGTGAATGTCACACAGTAAAGTTGAAAAGCAGCCACAAACCAAGAAATAAAATTCGATAAAATGTCACAATAACCTCGGTTTTATATTTTAGCTCGTTATATCAACTCACATCTGTCTCCCAGGATGCCATCGATGCTGTGTTTAGTCCGTGGTTCGTTCTCCTCAATCGTCCTCCTGACCacctcatcttcctcctcctcctcctcaccaacTCCGCCGAATTTAGAGCGCATGATGCGGCTGATGGCGCTCACTGAGAGGGAGGTAAAGAAAAAGTTGGATAAATATGATAAAGCTTTCACACCTCACCAACTGAGCAGCGGAATTTAATCACAATGTCAAATATGGCTGTACCCTTTTTGACTATAATGAAGTGTTTAATTATCTTGGTTCACCTGAAGGGACGTTATTCCTGTCGCAGATCCCATCTTTCAGGAGTTTGTCTCTGATTTCCCAGCTGAACATTCCAGGGTTTTCCCTCTTGTACTCCTCGATTCTCTTGTCCACTTCTGGAGATGCGGTTTGCTTtggtaaaagaaagaaaaatccacCTTACATAACAAAATATGTGGCTTGTGTGGAAGAAAAcatcaaattttctaagtattttcTGAATCCAGAGGAACACACGTTTCATTAAATAATGTATCGTTTCATTGTATGTCGTGTATGTTTCTGTTTCACGAGTGTTAACGAAAAACTCTGGTTTCAAACAAAATGTCTCATTTTTATAGGAAGATGAAAACAAATTAAAGTGGAGCACTTTTCTGTGCGTTTAAACGACATTGACGTCATAAATTCAAACAATTAATTTgaagatttgtttataaaatttataaaaaatctacataaaaaatgttttattttttggagATTACTTGAAATAAAAGACCGCAGATTTTCTTCCTCACCTTGGGCTTGCTGCCTCCGATGGCTCCGGGCCTGATGGAGCCTGTTTCCTGGTACCTGCAGAGGATTTTGGAGACGCAGCCGTGGGACACTCGCAGCTGACGAGAGATAACGCACGGCCGGATGCCGTGATGGGCCATCTCCACGATTTTATGGCGGATGTGGTTGGGGAGAGGTCTGCCGTTGATGAAGACTCCACCGAGTTGGTTAACCCGACCCTGTCCTAACGGTGTGGAAACTAAACAGCAAGCCACTGTTATTTAACAAAAACCTTTAGAAATCATTTAGAAAATCACCCTTAAAAATGCTCTAAATCTGTGGTTCAATGAAAACAAAGCTCTaaaaagaaaatagaatatatttttagatctCACAAGTTCAGATTtacaaaattttttttaaataagttgaATCTTCAGATGGAAAAATCAAATTTTGTTAAATAAAATCAACAAATTGTGACATTAAACGTAAAGTTCTAACCGATCAATTAAAATTATGTGATTTTAATGTATTAAAGCAATTATTGTATTGATAACTGTAGAATTGCAGACTTTAGTTTAATAAGATATTAAATTTGCTGCAGAATCTTTTTAAAAGAATGATTTAGGAACTGCGGTTTATCCTTCCTGAAGATCATTCAAAGTTTGCTCACCTTCCAGTGAGTATCCTCCTCGTGGGTAGTTCTGGTGAGGAGCTGGCCTCATCATCCTCGGTAACCCTCCTGCAAGCGCTGTCATGATTCCTGACTTTCTGTCAGGAAAGACGTAAAATGAATCTTCCACCAGGTGTTGCTTTCAAGTCCAAAATGAACCCTTTGTCAGTTTCGTTTTGTTCGACTTCTGCTACAGTTCGCTATCCAGCCTCCTTCCCTGTGCGTAACAGGTCGTctcttgaagaaaaaaaaaaactgtgtccGGGCTTAAGTGGAGCAGCTGAGTGATCTCCAGAGATGCTTCTCGGATGGAAAACAGTTAAAATGTGCAGGTTTGTGACAGAAGTCCGGGGATGATTAGGAAGATGCTCTGGGAGGATGGTTGGAAGTCAAAGATTTTATCCCCGCACACTGTCCCCTTGGACTCAGAGCTCTGCGCAGTGATTGGTTGGAGATCCGGACGTCTGGAGGCAGGAGGGGCTGCGCGATTGGACAGAAGGAGCAGAGATCTGTTTGGACTGACCTCAAGAGGTCAGCCTGTGCGTAAAAAGTTAGAAAGCATAAATTCACGCAGGTGATTTTATCCTCACCAGGTGAGGCGAAAGATCAAATCAGCGTCTCTAGGGTCAGAGCAACAGGAAAAACTCGGACATGTACTTCTACACAGTTACGCAGTTAATATTGTATTCATTAAATCATctgaaacaaacaatacaattaaTTGAACATGCGGACTAATCGCTTCAGTCGTGTTTCTTAAAGTTTGTTTTATTCGACTAAATTTGTCTgtaattttaaaaagtgtttattAAAGGAATTAATTTTTTAATGGATGCGTCCATTTAAACAACATATAATGTTTAATACGTTCTTACATGCTTAATAAATAAATGCTGACAGAAAGTTTAAGTTGTGCGCACAAAAATGATGCGTTTTTATTGCGTAAAACTAAACAATTGTCCTATTTTGGGCGCAGTTGGCAGAAATTGTGCGTCCAGTAGCATTGTTTAATTACAGTGATGTTGGAGATGAGGAGATGATCTATTCTTCTTACTGAGTTCCTCCGGATTCCtcagggggaaaaaagctccgcGTGGTCTATCAACAGTTGCGCTGATTTAACAAAGGCTGCTGCGCGGACCCGTGGCTGAGTGGAACACATCCATGCAAATGTTGCGCTGCAGACAATGAAACACATGAGGGGATCACTTGACTTTTCTTAAGCTTGTGGAGATGTGATAATTGTAATAATTAGGCGGGTTTAATGaaccaaaacatttttttcaagAACCGGTCTGAATATTCCCCTGgggattttttttattctgagaaCATTTAAAAACTCATCTTCAACAGATGAAATATCCTTGCCTAAAAATGTACTCCTCCTTAAAACATATACAAGACAATTTAAGTGCACTTGTTCATAGTTTGTTGTAATGTTCTCTGTTTTGTGTTCTGAACGTTTGCTCCCAAGAACTCATAGGGGGAAAATAATGCTGTGGACACATAACATGTGGAAACATTATACCCCTATAAAAGCAAGAATGGGGGCTGCGTAAAGTTATCATACTAAAGTTTGACTATCATGAAGAGGATATTGGATCTACCATGTCAAATCAATTACAGGGCCAAGCTGGGTCAGAAATGTGCTGTGGAGGTGGACAGAATGAGCGTAGAACAAAATGACCTGAAGAGAAACAGCGTTTAGAGGGAATGTGTGCAGAGCAGAGGCCACATTTCTGAATAAGTCAAATTAACAAAATACAAATGATTTtgccaagtttttcaataaatgtTACGTTAGAAAATGCAGCCTCTGGGAAGTTTTGAACTTGGATTAGTTTTGATTACTAAACCAAACTATAGGGACGGTGGAAAAACTTTCGAGTTCAGATAAATCTACAAATCGGATCAGGTTTCAAATCCAAAACCAGAAATATCCACTGAAATAGGAGCTATTGGGGTTAAAATGCTGGTCCAGTGAGCCTCAACCACAACCATCAATCTAAAAACAATGTGCCCCCAGCAGGCTGTAACCCCAATTTGGAATTTTCATTGGCCTTATTTGGTCCGAGTACATGAAAATAGCCATTGTCTCTTAAACAGCATGGGCTTAACATTTATTGGCCATCGAATCCTGATGCTGTTGCCAGGAGaaattatgaaaaaataataataatccaaaTACATTAGAATATTATAGGCATCAATAAGGTTTTGATGATTGGCAAACCCTGTAAAATACTGCACTGAGTGTTTTAAGGTTAATAAGAAGCTATTAAAGTCCAGAGTACTTTATTACAACTGACTGTGCTAAAAACAGATTTTTTAACCAAAATAAAGGCACTTCTTGTTCAGTTCAGGGGCACAAAATGACAAGAACAACTGACACCACCTGATTTTAGTTTATTTTGGTTAGTTTTCAGTTAGTAGATACACATCACAAAAGTGAAACAGATTTAGAGGgaatattttctatttttattgtgACAAATCCGTCAAAGGAATGAGTGTGTTTTCTGGTGTGTTTGATCTTATCTGATAAAGGTGACCCACAACAGTTGAATGGGAGTTCAAACTGAGAGCAGTTATCATGACAAAAGCTTTGTAAGGTGaactcaggtaaaaaaaaaagattcaaatAGAAGAACAGAGGATTTGGCACGCAGGGCCATGGGGCATGCAGGGTGAAATTAATAGTTCCGCTCATCTATTTAGGAGACAAAAACCACCCAGATAACAGTTTATGGTCTCATGATGAACATGTCGTCAAGCCTTTACTGAGATTCTTATCTGTCTGGAATCACAGTCTCTTTGCTTCTAAGTGTAATTAATGTAAAGAGGGAAAAGtcatgttacctgatgttgtgacAACAATGAGTTGGatgtcacccccccacccccccacccacacacacacacacacacacacaactcgacTCATACCCCTGTTACTCCAACACATTTAAACCATTTAAGAGAATCCCATTTGCCAGTGACACTTTCTGCCGGAATTTAGAGAAGAGCACAGAAAAGAAATGCaatcatggtggcgcagtggttagcactgttgcctcgcagcatgaaggttgcaggttcaaaactgggctgcggcctttctgcgtggagttgtgtgctctccccatgcatgcatgggtttcttccgggtgctccggtttcccccacagatcacaacatgccctataagttataaattgtaagtcgctttggataaaagtgtctgctaaataaataaacataataataacatTTGATTGTGTTTGCAGATTAcgttttaaaatgttgttttcaaaTATCCCCACTTTTTGGTTCATTGATCTAAGAACAACAGAGTGTTAAACTAACCATAACAACATATGTAAGTAAACAGGAAAACACCTTCCGCATCCCCTGGTCAAGATTTGTTCAGAAGTTCATCAACAGTCCAtgctgaagaaaaaaaatctctgtTAACATATTGTTGATCTTCTATCACACAGTGCGTGGGACCGTCTCCCTTTACTTTAGTGTTGTTTACATTTCttggatttttttaaattaatttattatttttgctTCTCTTCTAAAATGCTGAAATCTGATTGCATTAAGTATACTTATTTACTTAATACTCTATAGGAACTATTTTTTCTCTTTATCTACTACAACCTGACTGGGAAAACTTCTAGGCTAAAAAACACTTAAAATAAAGggattaaaaataaacattacattGCATAACATTAAAACCCTTATTGTCAAAAAATATAAAATGCAAACACGTTCCATTGTTTTCCCTTTGTATGTTGTTTTGGAGAAGTTCAACATTCAGGATAAAGTcccattaaaataacaaaaccacaAGGTAACTATTTTAGCAAAGTGTTTAAAACACTCCTGTTCATTAATGGGAGTTCAAGTATGTACAgaaacttgtaaaaaaaaaataagttcAGAAAAATATTCATCCATCAAAATTATTATCAAGGTTAATACAACATAAACACAATCACTGTTGGTTTGATTCACTTAATGTTGATTAACTTGTCTGTCAGAGGTTCAGTCCAGTgattcattttaaaaatgtttgttttgattCGTCGCCTCTTTAGTGACATCTGATATTAAACCTAAATATGATTTATTGAGGAATAACATTGATTCCTGAGAACTAAACACAGTTCAACATTCATCCATAACTTCAGCCACAAGAGGGTGCACAGTCTGAGCatgcctatctatctatctatctatctatctatctatctatctatctatctatctatctatctatctatctatctatctatctatctatctatctatctatctatctatctatctatctatctatctatctatctatctatctatctatctatcatctatctatctatctatctatctatctatctatctatctatctatctatctatctggcaTTTTCTTAATTTGTATTTGCAATGAAAAGACAAAACGCACAAATCGATCCTATTTATTAAGTTTTTACAAAATCAAAGCAAAGAATTCGTTTTTTAGTGAGAACAAATGTGATGTTATTGCTATTTAATGTTCTGATTATTTTTCTCAAATAAACTAATAACAGTTCATTACAAAAACAAGAGTTAATTAGTAAATATGTGTATTTGTGTACTCAGAGTCAACAGATAAAGTAATCTGATCCTAGCTGTGTCACGCCACCACCCTAGGAGTTGAAGTTGGGCGGTGATCGGATCTGAAGGTGTCGCCTCTAATGTCCTGCTTGTCGCTGTCCACAGCTCGTGGTGCTGAAATTCAAAAGGACAGACCTGCCGCAGGTGTCACCCTCTCATTACACGGTTAAATGGGTCAGCTCATGCTCATGGCCCATGTGACGTGATCCAGGTGGCCGAGAGCAGATCGATCTGAAAGGGTTTTTTGATTTGAATTCCTAAGCCTCGGCTGTCTTTGTTATTCTGTCTGTTAGGCAACAGGTCTGAACGGAGCGGGTGGAGTCGGACTGCGACCCAGACTGACTAAATAAAAATGCTTCTGACTTCACAGcttctagtgaggtcaggtttgggcATCAATTTAAATGTTGTGTCAGCTGCCTGAATCCCGTTTCCGTGAAACATGGCGGATTCGCTCAGCGAAGGAAGCGGTTctgtatggcaagccagaaccgccgaAATACGCCattttcccaacccgtctagttaagaggtggcgaaaaaaacgccgtttgatatGTCAAGACATAGTTCCGATAAATACGCGTGCAAAATCTGTCACAGCGACTTCGACCTGGAGCGCCGCATTCCCAAAGAGCTCGGCTGCTCCCACACATTCTGTCAGGAGTGCCTGGAAGTTCTGCGCTCCCGAGAAGTTGGAGGATGGAGAGTTGGCTGCCCGGTGTGTCGTCACCGAACTCCGGTACCGGAATACAAGGTCACAAACCTCCCCAATAACACCGCTCTAGCCGAACTGCTGCTAATTAAAGCGCAGCAGCAAAGAaactttacaaaaacaaacaggTGGCGCAATCGGCTGCTTCCGTTACCTCCCAGCAGAGCTGTGAGAACTGCAAACAGATCGCGTTCACTACAGGCTGCGCGTGCGCCATGTTCTCCTTCCTCGCCATGGTGGTGCTTTTGTTTGTGGCCCTCATCTTTGTGCAAAACTTCAGTCACACAGCGTCCCCAGTTGGCGCAATCTGTCTGTTCACCGCCAGCGTCCTTGCCCCCTTTTCTCTCATTCTAACTTGGTTAATGTGCATGCTGGAGTATCGACCAGAAACTCCAGATCTGAGCTCCACCACATCTAACAGGATCTAGTGAGAACATCCAGCAACTATGGAAAACTGGCTAAACCTGGGGAGTTTATCAGGACAAGAGGAAAATAAGTGATCAGTGACACCATTCAGGATAATCATCTCATTTGAGCTGACAGTATCACAAAAATACTAATTCTACTGTTTACTATTTTAAAAATAGTGAATAAAAATGAGTAAAACACAAAGTTGAGGTGAGCATCTGAGGGTTCTGAGGACCAAAATCATCAAGTGAGTCGTCTTTACAGACAatcaaaattagattttttttatttttttaaatgcaaaAATATATACATTCACATTCTTTCATTTGTACTTCTTAAAGCGACTATGTGTATTTTCAGTGGTGATAGGGGGGCAGTACAtaactaaatcattgcaagcaagcagtattttgtgtttgagtaagaccttacccaacggatggccattagggtaaaaatccCTAGCTCAAGTATAGATCACTcaacctccagctaaatgacaagcacatcagactccctctgttcactggcagtgaatgaagaggtaaatgtgtaaaacagtgtTTATGAatactgaaagttttgtaaccgcttgttacaaatcagtaaatgcattttgtcctcacgcatTTCCATATAAGGAAacattgggtgtttctcaatgtcagtgATGTCTTGGTAGGCCAGGaggcttgcttacgaggacattgtccttccttggtcaaagaaaacggttaaatggaacagccttaaaataaagttatattttatacatataactTTCAACATAGATGTATAACAAGTCttacttttttaattgtgtatatattggttaaattaaatatgtaagcaagttactaaGTGCTAGCCACGGAAGCTGCaaatactaagcaactaaccaaccatagataactgctttggatctaaaaacatttcagatatcagcctgACAGCTACTattagtttaattatatttaaactggaaatttgcccaaAAGAAGCTGTCAGCTCCTTCCTTcctccatccttttgaaaataccatactgaattctgggaaatttttcacCAAGATCAGGCTACAAGAcaaggctaacaaacagagaacagaagCCTCGGtagcacatgaacattggaacacgccttcctgagaacgtatctcctaggcaactgggtcaGGACCAATGCATCTAGATGAGGTTCCTTGATATTGAGAAATACCATTGTGTctaatatggtaaatggcctttatttgatatagcgccttctagagtcctggaacccctcaaggtgctttacaacacaatcagtcattcacccattcacacacggggacgagctacaatgtagccacagctgccctggggcgcactgacaggggcgaggctgccgagcactggcgccaccggtccctccgaccaccaccagcaggcaacgtgggttaagtgtcttgccaaggacacaacgagcggggctcgaacctgcaaccttccgattatggggcgagcacttaactcctgtgccaccgtcgccccatatggcattgcccagagactgcactcccatgtattttagacacgatttttatggttatatgttacaaagctggcagtatttttcaacaactctgcatctttttattctttttcatcaATGTTTCAATTGACATTTCCAAAGATTAATGGTaacaactacacattgtctctttaaaatagGTTCAAAATTATCATTAATGTtgctaaaaataaaacacaatgcaATAATTTTAGAAAGTGTTGATTTAAACCAACAGCCTGCTGGAGAGAGCATTGATGCTTTTACAAATGCAAGAGGGGAGGACGCACAAATAATTTTCAGTGCCAAAAATGGTAGAATCAAGAATGACTTCATGAGTAAATGACAATCCATCATAACAAGAACCTTTTCTAAATGTATTGAAATAGTTTTGCTGCAAATATTGGAGAcatgtttcatttaaaaaaaatctgtcaaAGCATAGTTGCAGCAACCTGCATCTCTGAGGCCTTACTCGATTTTAAGTGTCAATTGTGAGGctttaaaaatacatttgtagtagaaattgtaaaaaataaaaaaaaggcttTTTCCTTTGTGAAGGTTGCAGACTCCTCTTTAAAGGAGATACAGTAGGTCTTGAAGCAGAATATCAACTCATATTACTTTCCTAAAATTAAAGAAAAGTACAAACAAAACTCAGACTGAATGCATCCTTGAACAACTTTAGTTGATCAAAATACTGAAGAAAAATTGTGGAAATTAATAATCAACATGTAAAGACATGTTGAAGACAGACATCATATAATGTTGTGAATCTCTGGAGCTGACGATCCACCAACTGAATAAGAATACTAATATTTGCTAATAGTAATTCTGTCAATACATAAAAGTTTTTTTGTGATTTTCCAAAAATGTTCAACTCTACAGCACATATTGgtcagaataaaaataataata
It contains:
- the LOC129164836 gene encoding RING finger protein 228-like; its protein translation is MSRHSSDKYACKICHSDFDLERRIPKELGCSHTFCQECLEVLRSREVGGWRVGCPVCRHRTPVPEYKVTNLPNNTALAELLLIKAQQQRNFTKTNRWRNRLLPLPPSRAVRTANRSRSLQAARAPCSPSSPWWCFCFGAICLFTASVLAPFSLILTWLMCMLEYRPETPDLSSTTSNRI